A genomic segment from Nicotiana sylvestris chromosome 1, ASM39365v2, whole genome shotgun sequence encodes:
- the LOC138873383 gene encoding uncharacterized protein, translating into MSVTDYEARISELSRNVLMILPTDTERVRRIVVGLHSGIRANIAREVEMGTSYQLVLEITRRIEGYRLRGRGQPATTQLGGGQPASALARFYALPTRPDVVASDVVITGIISVCGRDASALFDLGFTYSYVLSLFARFLVIIPEPLDTPVHVSTPVGDSMVVDWIYRSCVVTFYGFETRADLMLLDMINFEVILGMDWLYPYQAILDCHAKSVTLVMPGLEWKGSTVDTSSQVISFLKARQMVEKGCLAYLAYVRDTTAETPTIDSVPVVQEFSYVFPSDLPGMPPDCDIDFFIDLALGTQPISIPPYCMAPKELKDLKE; encoded by the exons ATGtctgtgaccgattatgaggcaaGGATTTCTGAGTTGTCCCGCAATGTattgatgatacttcctactgacaCAGAGAGGGTGCGGAGGATTGTTGTAGGGTTGCATTCAGGCATTAGGGCCAACATagcccgagaggtggagatggggacTTCTTATCAGCTAGTGTTGGAGATTactcggaggattgagggctaccgtcTGAGAG GGAGAGGTCAACCAGCTACTACTCAgttaggtggaggccagccagccagCGCTCTAGCCAGATTCTATGCTCTTCCAACTAGGCCAGATGTAGTAGCCTCAGAtgttgtcatcacaggtattatttccgtTTGCGGTAGAGATGCTTCGGCATTGTTTGATCTAGGGTTTACCTATTCGTATGTGTTATCTCTGTTTGCTCGTTTTTTGGTTATTATTCCTGAGCCCTTAGACACccctgttcatgtgtccactccaGTGGGCGATTCTATGGTTGTGGATtggatctaccggtcctgtgtggtcacattctatggtttcgagactagagcagatctcatgttgcttgatatgatcaaTTTTGAGgttatcctgggcatggattggttatatcCGTATCAAGccatcctagattgccatgccaagagtGTTACTTTAGTGATGCcagggttggagtggaagggttccacagttgatacatctagtcAGGTTATCTCTTTCCTAAAGGCTCGAcaaatggtcgagaaggggtgtttggcgtatttggcttatgttcgggacactACCGCAGAGactccgacgattgattcagttccagtagttcaGGAGTTCTcctatgtgtttccttctgatcttcctggcatgccgccggattgtgatattgatttctttattgatttggctctaggcacccagcccatatctattccaccgtacTGTATGGCTCCTAAAGAGCTGAAGGATTTGAAAGAGTAG